In Coregonus clupeaformis isolate EN_2021a chromosome 7, ASM2061545v1, whole genome shotgun sequence, one genomic interval encodes:
- the LOC121569364 gene encoding uncharacterized protein LOC121569364: MSCVRNLGVIPMRLRTDCGTENGIMAAIQCTLRHHHSDYYSGASSHMYGSSINKQRIESWWSIFRKGRSQFWMELFADLRDAGYFNGSHEHQCLLRYCFGDVIQKDLDECVRLWNSHRIRPSRTAACPGGVPNELYYLPHRFGSRDCGFQSEQAELDALPEASLSMTPCGDPNMQEYLDFAMEHNQLQKPDNWESASELYMKLKEMAQL; this comes from the exons ATGTCATGTGTGCGAAACCTCGGTGTCATCCCCATGAGACTGAGGACTGATTGCGGCACTGAGAACGGCATAATGGCTGCAATTCAATGTACCCTACGCCACCATCACAGTGACTACTACTCTGGAGCGTCCAGCCACATGTACGGCTCATCTATAAATAAACAGCGTATTGAGTCCTGGTGGTCTATATTTAGAAAGGGAAG GTCTCAGTTCTGGATGGAGTTATTTGCCGACCTTAGAGATGCCGGATACTTCAACGGGAGTCATGAGCATCAATGCCTATTGAGATATTGCTTTGGTGATGTTATTCAGAAGGACTTGGATGAGTGTGTGAGACTGTGGAACAGCCACAGGATTCGCCCTTCcagaacagcagcatgtccaggagGAGTGCCCAATGAACTCTACTACTTACCACACAG GTTTGGCTCCAGAGACTGCGGATTTCAAAGTGAACAAGCTGAACTGGATGCCCTTCCTGAGGCTAGCCTGTCAATGACTCCTTGTGGGGACCCAAACATGCAGGAGTACTTGGACTTTGCCATGGAACACAATCAGTTACAGAAGCCAGACAACTGGGAGTCTGCATCCGAACTGTACatgaaactaaaagaaatggctcAGCTATGA